A window from Luteolibacter flavescens encodes these proteins:
- a CDS encoding ECF-type sigma factor, with amino-acid sequence MSEQVQCATFASFQDGPFSTGGLTSHRMLPLVYDKLRRLAASKMFRERGLQTLQPTALVHEAWLRLVSSKSDWHSQAHFLGAAAEAMRRVLVDRSRSKSALKRQTVEPEPDSSTVSHPHVDHLVIIHESLKILEKEDPMAAEIVVLKFFSGFTSEEIASMSFQSVRAVERQWTFAKARLFKIIRDDLQSC; translated from the coding sequence ATGAGCGAACAGGTCCAGTGCGCCACCTTCGCGTCATTCCAAGACGGCCCGTTTTCCACGGGCGGCCTCACTTCACACCGCATGCTGCCGCTGGTGTATGACAAGTTGCGGAGGCTCGCCGCGTCGAAGATGTTCCGCGAGCGCGGGCTCCAGACGCTCCAGCCGACCGCGCTGGTCCACGAGGCATGGCTCCGGCTGGTCTCGTCGAAGTCGGACTGGCACAGCCAGGCGCACTTCCTCGGTGCCGCGGCGGAGGCCATGCGCCGCGTGCTGGTGGACCGGTCCCGGAGCAAGTCCGCGCTGAAGCGCCAGACGGTGGAGCCGGAGCCTGACTCCTCCACCGTGAGCCACCCGCACGTGGATCACCTGGTCATCATCCACGAGTCGCTGAAGATCCTCGAGAAGGAGGACCCCATGGCGGCGGAGATCGTGGTGCTGAAGTTTTTCAGCGGCTTCACCAGCGAGGAGATCGCCTCCATGTCCTTCCAGAGCGTGCGCGCGGTGGAGAGGCAGTGGACCTTTGCAAAGGCGAGGCTCTTCAAGATCATCCGCGACGATCTCCAGAGCTGTTAG